A section of the Orenia marismortui DSM 5156 genome encodes:
- a CDS encoding methylated-DNA--[protein]-cysteine S-methyltransferase has product MYKKIIIRESEIEGLKSKDNKMKILIDSVGEVDREYIADPFVALVNSIVFQQLSSQAATTIWNKFKDYTSELEPNNILQTSDEGLRNCGLSKRKITYIKNIAEAVEKNEIDFDSFTLMSDEEIIKKLIKIKGIGTWTAEMFLIFSLNRKNILSTNDLGIRKGLQWLYGLKESPSKKQFEKFKSKFSPYNTLASFYLWEITAKGYHLKYDDIEEVNLKNNVAYFDSPIGLLEIQSAQEEIISLDFIKERRYEEKLDPLLLESKKQLQAYFNGERREFDLPLRINGTRFQNKVWKELIKIPYGRTSSYKDIAVATGNANAYRAVGNANNKNNIAIIIPCHRVVGSTGTIGGYGAGVWRKEWLLEHEKNFC; this is encoded by the coding sequence ATGTATAAGAAAATTATCATTAGAGAAAGTGAAATAGAGGGCTTAAAAAGTAAAGATAATAAAATGAAGATATTAATTGATTCTGTTGGAGAGGTAGATAGAGAATATATTGCTGATCCTTTTGTAGCTTTAGTCAATAGTATAGTATTTCAGCAGTTATCTTCTCAGGCTGCTACTACAATTTGGAATAAATTTAAGGATTATACTTCAGAGTTGGAGCCTAATAATATACTTCAGACAAGTGATGAGGGATTGAGAAATTGTGGGCTTTCAAAAAGAAAAATAACCTATATAAAAAACATTGCAGAGGCAGTTGAGAAAAATGAAATTGATTTTGACAGTTTTACTTTGATGTCAGATGAAGAGATTATAAAGAAACTTATTAAAATAAAAGGAATAGGAACTTGGACTGCTGAGATGTTTCTGATTTTTTCTTTAAATAGAAAGAATATTCTTAGTACTAATGATTTAGGGATTAGAAAAGGCTTACAATGGCTTTATGGTTTGAAAGAAAGTCCAAGCAAGAAGCAGTTTGAGAAGTTTAAGAGTAAATTTTCTCCTTATAATACTTTAGCCTCTTTTTATTTATGGGAGATAACTGCTAAGGGTTATCACCTTAAGTATGATGATATTGAAGAAGTTAATCTCAAAAATAATGTAGCATATTTTGATTCTCCAATTGGATTGTTGGAAATTCAGTCTGCTCAAGAAGAGATAATTAGCTTAGATTTTATTAAAGAAAGAAGATATGAAGAAAAATTAGATCCTCTATTACTAGAAAGTAAAAAACAATTACAGGCTTATTTTAATGGGGAAAGAAGAGAGTTTGATTTGCCACTAAGAATTAATGGGACTAGATTTCAGAATAAGGTCTGGAAAGAATTAATCAAAATTCCTTATGGAAGAACATCATCATATAAAGATATAGCAGTAGCGACAGGAAATGCTAATGCATATAGGGCAGTTGGCAATGCTAACAATAAGAATAATATAGCAATTATTATACCTTGCCATCGAGTAGTAGGAAGTACTGGTACAATTGGAGGATATGGAGCTGGAGTATGGCGTAAAGAATGGCTTTTAGAACATGAGAAAAATTTTTGTTAA
- a CDS encoding cupin domain-containing protein produces the protein MNDGYIINPRYPKQLIQLKDYGPCPFVINIEEATKQNNYYRIALWTGEYLQLTLMSIDVGDEIGLEIHPDVDQFIRIEQGQGITMMGNRKNQLDFQAEVYDDDAIFIPAGKWHNLINTGAVPLKLYSIYAPPEHPRGTVHETKEDAEEYHG, from the coding sequence ATGAATGATGGTTATATAATCAACCCACGCTACCCCAAACAGCTTATTCAGTTAAAAGATTATGGACCATGCCCCTTTGTAATTAATATTGAAGAAGCTACTAAACAAAATAACTATTACCGTATCGCTTTATGGACAGGAGAATATTTGCAACTTACCTTAATGAGTATCGATGTTGGTGATGAAATAGGCTTAGAAATTCATCCAGACGTTGATCAATTCATACGTATTGAACAAGGACAAGGAATTACTATGATGGGCAATAGGAAAAATCAGTTAGATTTTCAAGCAGAAGTCTATGATGATGATGCAATATTTATCCCTGCTGGTAAGTGGCACAATTTGATCAACACAGGTGCTGTACCACTTAAATTATACTCTATTTATGCTCCACCTGAGCACCCACGTGGAACAGTTCATGAAACTAAAGAAGATGCTGAAGAATACCATGGATAA
- a CDS encoding zinc ribbon domain-containing protein, with the protein MFCPKCGDEFREGFERCTKCNVDLVETLAAKMEDKDNEDNLKFKFMDFKVEEWLKMGGIVFIILGVLHVILTTVSNFVLHDRMASNNQSMIVIILSVLFSILNKTMSGLVYYGVGELISLLKMMVNYENE; encoded by the coding sequence ATGTTTTGTCCAAAATGTGGAGATGAATTTAGAGAAGGTTTTGAGCGTTGTACTAAATGCAATGTTGATTTAGTAGAGACGTTAGCAGCTAAAATGGAAGATAAGGATAATGAGGACAATTTAAAATTTAAATTTATGGATTTCAAGGTGGAAGAATGGTTAAAAATGGGAGGAATAGTTTTCATTATTCTTGGAGTGTTACATGTTATTTTGACTACAGTAAGCAATTTTGTTTTACATGACAGAATGGCTTCTAATAATCAAAGTATGATTGTTATTATTTTAAGCGTACTTTTTTCTATACTTAATAAAACTATGTCTGGTCTTGTTTATTATGGAGTAGGAGAATTAATTAGTCTATTAAAGATGATGGTAAATTATGAGAATGAATAA
- a CDS encoding formylglycine-generating enzyme family protein, which yields MKKGKIIILSLILVVSFSSLIYASQSSFNKSKLVIVEKGQFMMNSSNENFSEQEECNVKVNDFYISKYEVTHKEYIEFLNDRKIGIDGKYNGHRLIDIDDLDCAVGYRNKFYFKSSNKANVEECPVIEVTWWGAIDYCNWLSEKNELKKAYNSDGYLLDKNGNIVTDIRKVEGYRLPTKVEWEYAARGGIKGKDTIYAGSDILDKCAWHWENSKVNNVGQTHPIGEKMANELGIYDMSGNVAEWINTKNDSNMIFMNGSWDDLGIFCEVGFWDYDKPSISEDTLGFRFVRTKAQ from the coding sequence TTGAAAAAGGGGAAAATAATTATTTTATCTTTAATTTTGGTAGTATCGTTTAGCAGCTTAATTTATGCTAGTCAGAGTAGTTTTAACAAGAGCAAACTAGTTATAGTAGAGAAGGGACAATTTATGATGAATAGTAGTAATGAAAATTTTAGTGAGCAAGAAGAATGTAATGTAAAAGTAAATGATTTTTATATAAGTAAGTATGAGGTAACACATAAAGAGTATATAGAATTTCTTAATGATAGGAAAATAGGAATAGATGGAAAATATAATGGTCATAGGTTAATAGATATAGATGATTTGGATTGTGCAGTAGGATATAGAAATAAATTTTATTTTAAAAGTAGTAATAAAGCCAATGTTGAAGAGTGTCCGGTAATAGAAGTAACTTGGTGGGGAGCTATAGATTATTGTAATTGGTTAAGTGAAAAGAATGAATTGAAAAAAGCATACAATTCAGATGGATACTTATTAGATAAGAATGGAAACATAGTAACTGATATAAGAAAAGTAGAAGGATATAGGTTGCCTACAAAAGTAGAGTGGGAATATGCGGCAAGGGGAGGAATAAAAGGCAAAGATACTATATATGCAGGAAGTGATATCCTAGATAAATGTGCTTGGCATTGGGAAAACTCAAAAGTTAACAATGTTGGACAGACACATCCAATAGGAGAAAAAATGGCAAACGAATTAGGAATCTATGATATGAGTGGTAATGTAGCTGAGTGGATAAATACCAAAAATGACTCTAATATGATTTTCATGAATGGCAGCTGGGATGATTTAGGTATTTTCTGTGAAGTTGGTTTTTGGGATTATGATAAACCATCTATAAGCGAAGATACACTTGGATTTCGTTTTGTAAGAACTAAAGCTCAGTAG
- a CDS encoding FprA family A-type flavoprotein: MSSFQIKEGIHWVGARDWNLRWFHGPAYSTHQGTTYNSYIIKDEKNVLVDGVYKPFIDKFFEHIEEVIEFKDIDYYIVNHVEPDHSSSFPRTMERLKDDVTVICSAKGKEGIIEHYGDGYNFKVVNTGDTVNIGSRNLTFVNASMLHWPDSMFTYISEDKLLLSNDAFGMHLCVSQLFDDQADDCLIMNESEKYFANILTPFSSILLKKLKEVQEMNIEIDMIAPAHGIIWRNKPTKIINKYLEWAEGKTKEKALIVYETMWDSTELMAKKIADGLIDQGIEVHFYRKSDSDKNDIIKEFLDAKAIIVGSSTINNVIIPELVPLLEELEGLRFKNKIGASFGSYGWRGGATKRIADRLEKANIKLVEKPLEVIYVPNQEQLKECYEFGVRIAHKIKQEI, translated from the coding sequence ATGTCTAGTTTTCAAATTAAGGAAGGTATACATTGGGTAGGAGCAAGAGATTGGAATCTCCGTTGGTTTCACGGACCAGCCTATAGTACTCATCAAGGAACTACCTACAATAGTTATATTATTAAGGATGAGAAGAATGTATTAGTTGATGGAGTATATAAGCCCTTTATAGACAAATTTTTTGAACATATAGAGGAAGTGATTGAATTTAAAGATATTGATTACTATATTGTCAATCATGTAGAACCAGATCATTCCTCTTCTTTTCCTAGAACAATGGAGAGATTAAAAGATGATGTCACAGTAATTTGTTCAGCTAAAGGTAAAGAAGGAATTATTGAGCATTATGGAGATGGATATAATTTTAAAGTCGTTAACACGGGCGATACTGTTAATATAGGAAGTAGAAATTTAACTTTTGTAAATGCTTCAATGTTACATTGGCCTGATAGTATGTTTACATATATTTCAGAAGATAAATTGTTATTATCTAATGATGCTTTTGGAATGCACCTTTGTGTTTCTCAATTGTTTGATGATCAAGCTGATGACTGTCTTATTATGAATGAATCTGAGAAGTATTTTGCAAACATTTTAACCCCTTTTAGTAGTATTCTACTTAAAAAATTAAAAGAAGTACAAGAGATGAATATTGAGATAGATATGATTGCACCAGCTCATGGAATTATTTGGCGTAACAAACCAACTAAGATAATCAATAAATATTTAGAATGGGCTGAGGGTAAAACAAAGGAGAAGGCACTTATTGTATATGAAACTATGTGGGATAGTACAGAATTGATGGCAAAAAAAATTGCCGATGGGTTAATAGACCAAGGAATAGAGGTTCATTTTTATAGAAAATCAGATTCTGATAAGAATGATATAATTAAGGAGTTTCTTGATGCTAAAGCGATAATTGTTGGTTCTTCTACTATTAATAATGTAATAATTCCTGAATTAGTGCCTTTATTAGAAGAATTAGAAGGTTTAAGGTTTAAAAATAAGATAGGAGCATCTTTTGGTTCTTATGGTTGGCGAGGAGGAGCAACAAAACGAATTGCAGATAGGTTAGAAAAAGCTAATATTAAATTAGTTGAAAAACCTTTAGAAGTAATATATGTTCCTAATCAAGAACAATTAAAAGAGTGTTATGAATTTGGGGTTAGAATTGCTCATAAAATAAAGCAGGAAATATAA
- a CDS encoding IS91 family transposase gives MSKIQNIFKKYYNQVSEKYTIADHARKAAWNIINCRTEVMGGHVEKCPEGHYHRIWYDSCKHRSCPQCSAMEKEEWIQRQSARIIDTHHYHVIFTXPHQLNDLWLLNPKKMTSLLFKCAKESLFGMMRNVDFLGVKPGMIATLQTWGETLTXHPHXHCLVTGGGLTEDGKWKESKKGYLVPVRTLMKIFRGKFLDGVHNLXYKGEIDIPEDSSYSKIHRRLRKLRKKKWNVYTCKKYAYGEGVIKYLGNYIKGGPISDKRIISYNEKEVKFYYDDNKDGSNRKVMTLKVEEFIRRXLLHVPMPXLKVVRYYGIYAGCKRDELNKCRQTFGQDEVREIEKIEWQDYCEEHGKAAVCPVCGKKLVKGREFKGVELRLLLLLMGKELNSDLTLRDRERSA, from the coding sequence ATGTCAAAAATACAAAACATCTTTAAAAAATATTATAACCAAGTTTCAGAAAAATATACCATAGCTGATCATGCTAGAAAAGCAGCCTGGAATATAATTAATTGTCGTACAGAAGTAATGGGTGGTCATGTGGAAAAATGTCCAGAAGGACATTACCATCGTATTTGGTATGATTCCTGTAAGCATAGATCCTGTCCGCAATGTTCAGCGATGGAAAAGGAAGAGTGGATTCAAAGACAGAGCGCAAGAATTATAGATACTCACCATTATCATGTGATTTTTACTANACCTCATCAATTAAATGATTTATGGTTATTAAATCCAAAGAAGATGACAAGTTTATTATTTAAATGTGCTAAAGAATCTTTATTTGGAATGATGAGAAATGTAGATTTTTTAGGAGTTAAACCAGGAATGATAGCAACTTTACAAACTTGGGGAGAAACTTTAACTTNTCATCCACATNTGCATTGTCTTGTAACAGGTGGTGGATTAACTGAAGATGGAAAATGGAAAGAAAGTAAGAAGGGATATTTAGTTCCAGTAAGAACATTGATGAAAATATTTAGAGGGAAGTTTTTAGATGGAGTCCATAATTTAANTTATAAGGGAGAAATAGATATACCAGAGGATTCTAGTTATAGCAAAATACATAGAAGATTAAGAAAGTTAAGAAAGAAGAAATGGAATGTATATACTTGTAAAAAATATGCATATGGAGAGGGAGTCATTAAATATTTAGGGAATTATATAAAGGGAGGACCAATATCTGACAAGCGTATAATTTCTTATAATGAGAAGGAAGTTAAATTTTATTATGATGACAATAAGGATGGATCTAATAGAAAGGTAATGACTTTAAAAGTCGAAGAATTTATCCGTAGATTNCTATTGCATGTGCCGATGCCACANTTGAAGGTAGTAAGATATTATGGGATATATGCTGGTTGCAAAAGGGATGAATTGAATAAATGTCGACAGACATTTGGACAAGATGAAGTAAGAGAAATTGAGAAGATAGAGTGGCAAGATTATTGTGAAGAGCATGGGAAAGCAGCAGTATGCCCAGTGTGTGGCAAAAAGTTAGTTAAAGGAAGAGAGTTTAAAGGTGTAGAGTTGAGATTATTATTGCTGTTAATGGGTAAAGAATTAAATTCAGATTTGACATTACGAGACAGAGAGAGGTCTGCGTAG
- a CDS encoding DUF6429 family protein: protein MKEKIKELTLLLLYLTSWEEDDFPEDVDVKRSWKGYPFEILDELREEDFIFGSSRAKSVYIKEKGIEEAKKLMEKYINQEEN from the coding sequence ATGAAGGAAAAAATTAAGGAACTAACTCTATTATTATTATATTTAACGTCATGGGAAGAAGATGACTTTCCAGAAGACGTGGATGTAAAGAGGAGTTGGAAAGGATATCCGTTTGAAATACTTGATGAGTTAAGAGAAGAAGATTTTATTTTTGGAAGCAGTAGAGCAAAATCAGTTTATATTAAAGAAAAAGGAATAGAAGAAGCTAAAAAATTAATGGAAAAATATATCAATCAGGAGGAAAACTAA
- a CDS encoding GIY-YIG nuclease family protein, giving the protein MDSFFAKTIKIFLMDGDPNSRMTCELSNWVGKAYKIPRKLLKESSNREELKNIGVYLLFGKDPESPDDDMVYIGQTEDIFSRLNQHLDKKDFWNDAIAIVSKDENLNRAHVRFLEYKLYEIAEKVGRFKIENATIPKCPSISESDKAEMKEFIYNVKLLVNTLGYKVFEEIKEVSQKKVSYFYINAARGADAKGQSTSEGFVVLKKSRMAKNVVKSAQNWVNRQRKELIEKGIVEEIDNDYVFVKDYLFSSPSTAAGVVMGRNANGLTEWKLKDGTTLKEFEKPEKS; this is encoded by the coding sequence TTGGATTCTTTTTTTGCAAAAACTATAAAGATCTTTTTGATGGATGGTGATCCTAATAGTAGGATGACATGTGAATTATCAAATTGGGTTGGTAAAGCATATAAAATTCCAAGAAAATTATTAAAAGAGTCTTCAAATAGAGAAGAATTAAAAAATATTGGAGTGTATTTATTATTTGGAAAAGATCCTGAAAGTCCAGATGATGATATGGTTTATATTGGACAAACAGAGGATATATTCAGTAGATTAAATCAACATCTTGATAAAAAAGATTTCTGGAATGATGCAATAGCAATTGTAAGTAAAGATGAAAATTTAAATAGAGCTCATGTTAGATTTTTAGAATATAAATTATATGAAATTGCTGAAAAAGTAGGTAGATTTAAAATTGAAAATGCTACAATCCCAAAATGTCCATCTATTTCTGAATCAGACAAAGCAGAAATGAAGGAATTTATATATAATGTAAAGTTATTAGTAAACACATTAGGATATAAAGTTTTTGAGGAGATTAAAGAAGTTAGTCAAAAGAAAGTTAGTTATTTTTATATAAATGCTGCTAGAGGTGCAGATGCTAAAGGTCAAAGTACATCAGAAGGTTTTGTAGTTTTGAAGAAATCAAGAATGGCAAAGAATGTTGTTAAATCTGCTCAAAATTGGGTTAATAGACAAAGGAAAGAATTAATAGAAAAAGGTATAGTTGAAGAAATAGATAATGATTATGTGTTTGTAAAAGATTATTTATTTTCTAGTCCTTCAACAGCGGCGGGAGTAGTAATGGGAAGAAATGCAAATGGATTGACAGAATGGAAATTAAAAGATGGTACAACTTTGAAAGAATTTGAAAAACCAGAAAAAAGTTAA
- a CDS encoding HepT-like ribonuclease domain-containing protein — translation MRRDSLFLDDIVNSMNKIFQYTKGISKEEFKRNEMLIDAVLRNIEIIGEASNKVSDEIRHEYDDVPWRKMIGLRNIVIHEYFGVDLGIIWQVISVNLPETKPKIEEILKDYPL, via the coding sequence ATGAGAAGAGATAGTCTATTTTTAGATGATATAGTAAATTCTATGAATAAAATTTTTCAATATACTAAAGGGATAAGTAAGGAAGAATTTAAAAGAAATGAAATGTTGATTGATGCTGTTTTAAGAAATATTGAAATTATAGGAGAAGCTTCAAATAAAGTTTCAGATGAAATTAGACATGAATATGATGATGTTCCATGGAGAAAAATGATTGGGTTAAGAAATATAGTTATTCATGAGTATTTTGGAGTTGATTTAGGTATTATTTGGCAAGTCATTAGTGTGAATTTGCCAGAGACTAAACCTAAAATAGAAGAAATATTAAAAGATTATCCATTATAA
- a CDS encoding nucleotidyltransferase family protein, which produces MVTREELEKKLKSLKPFLEKQYKVKKLGFFGSYARGEAREDSDVDILVEFSGSIGWEFLDLKDFLEENLDTDVDLVTMDALKPQLKDRILKDVIYQ; this is translated from the coding sequence ATGGTTACTAGAGAGGAATTAGAAAAAAAATTAAAATCTTTAAAACCTTTTTTGGAAAAACAATATAAAGTTAAAAAACTTGGGTTTTTTGGATCTTATGCACGTGGAGAAGCTAGAGAAGATAGTGACGTTGACATACTTGTAGAATTTTCTGGTAGCATAGGGTGGGAGTTTCTTGATTTAAAAGATTTTCTGGAAGAGAATTTAGATACAGATGTTGACCTAGTTACTATGGATGCTTTAAAACCCCAATTGAAAGATAGAATATTAAAAGATGTGATTTATCAATGA